AGGCAGCAagattaagcaaacaaaaatggaagGGACGGCGGCCACTAATACGACAACTGCTTCATCAGAAAGACGCCATCAAAACGTCTTTGAAGACGTTGGCATCTACACCTTGCCTGATTACGAGCAGACCGTCCGAGCGTCTCATCATACGTCGGTCGATGTCGAACTTCTGGCGGGTGGAAATGCTGGACCACCTGGTGCCCCCTCCCTGCCATATGAGGTGATCCAACAGGCAGTCACTGATAATGACAACCAACTTTCGATGAAGACACCGACACAGACTGCACAAGTCTATGAAGTGCTGCAACCAGACGAGATGGATAGAGCAACAGACAACCAAGGACCTGCGAGTGTAGGGAGCGAGGTTGTGGTAAATACACCGAGAAAGACTGCACAAGTCTATGAAGTGCTGAAACCAGACGAGATGGATAGAGCAGCAGACAACGTAGGACCTACGAGTGTAGGGAGCGAGGTTGTGGTAAATACACCGAGAAAGACTGCACAAGTCTATGAAGTGCTGAAACCAGACGAGATGGATAGAGCAGCAGACAACCAAGGACCTGCGAGTGTAGGGAGCGAGGTTGTGGTAAGTACACCGAGAAAGACTGCACAAGTCTATGAAGTGCTGAAACCAGACGAGATGGATAGAGCAGCAGACAACGTAGGACCTACGAGTGACGGGAGTCAAGTTGTTTTGAATACACCAAGTCAGACTGCACACGTCTATGAATTACTGCGATTAAAAGAGACGGATAAAACGAGTTTGAATGATGAAGCTACCTGCGGAGGAGATGAGGTTGGGGTAAAGACACAGATACAGACTGCACAAGTCTACGAAGTGCTGAAATCAGACGAGACAGATAGTGCAACAGACAACGTAGGACCTACTTGTTGTGGAGGAAGCCAGGTTGTGGTAAAAACACTGAGTCAAAAAGCACTAGTCTACGACGTTCTGGAACCAGACGTGACGGATAGTAGAGCAACAATAGACAACGAAGGACCTACCCATGGAGGAGGCGAGGATGTGGTAAAGACACCGAGTCAAGAAGCACCAGTCTACGACGTGCTGGAACCAGACGAGGCTAAGATACCGAGTAGTGACGAAGGAGCTACGTATGAAGAATGCGATGTCAATCCAACCTATGGTAAGAAAGTAACGTAACTTCTGGGTTCACGCCCTCCATCTCATTAAGAAGAGTCTCATCCCTGTGTCATGTCACCTCTGGCCCCtgtcgaaaccacggcttcggctttggattcggctcaggc
Above is a window of Asterias rubens chromosome 11, eAstRub1.3, whole genome shotgun sequence DNA encoding:
- the LOC117296766 gene encoding uncharacterized protein LOC117296766 isoform X2, which codes for MGSLMYISCVLLMTNVPLIDSSYRLMATSSVVEVCLGKELRLSCHVRFGTSTGTQSLAEVGWNRGEGAYGRINVTACKTELEECTEQTTDSRGQLQYGIGDSNVASLSLVVKNSTFEDNATFSCFALDRNGDRQTSQNTSAIVHGLPNKAFLYPICSIKTCSSEDADNACTLSCTAEITGPMVSLDWIVSGTNSTEVRLSNNTVVIGNQVVLLYNVTERYDNAIFTCRLFSDEFPCLKSSCSIELTSASSPFAPPAYGGQSPTGFSLVMVIIMAVAATVIVIVLLLIIACFARTKGSKIKQTKMEGTAATNTTTASSERRHQNVFEDVGIYTLPDYEQTVRASHHTSVDVELLAGGNAGPPGAPSLPYEVIQQAVTDNDNQLSMKTPTQTAQVYEVLQPDEMDRATDNQGPASVGSEVVVNTPRKTAQVYEVLKPDEMDRAADNVGPTSVGSEVVVNTPRKTAQVYEVLKPDEMDRAADNQGPASVGSEVVVSTPRKTAQVYEVLKPDEMDRAADNVGPTSDGSQVVLNTPSQTAHVYELLRLKETDKTSLNDEATCGGDEVGVKTQIQTAQVYEVLKSDETDSATDNVGPTCCGGSQVVVKTLSQKALVYDVLEPDVTDSRATIDNEGPTHGGGEDVVKTPSQEAPVYDVLEPDEAKIPSSDEGATYEECDVNPTYEMVSFPQGPR
- the LOC117296766 gene encoding uncharacterized protein LOC117296766 isoform X1, whose translation is MGSLMYISCVLLMTNVPLIDSSYRLMATSSVVEVCLGKELRLSCHVRFGTSTGTQSLAEVGWNRGEGAYGRINVTACKTELEECTEQTTDSRGQLQYGIGDSNVASLSLVVKNSTFEDNATFSCFALDRNGDRQTSQNTSAIVHGLPNKAFLYPICSIKTCSSEDADNACTLSCTAEITGPMVSLDWIVSGTNSTEVRLSNNTVVIGNQVVLLYNVTERYDNAIFTCRLFSDEFPCLKSSCSIELTSASSPFAPPAYGGQSPTGFSLVMVIIMAVAATVIVIVLLLIIACFARTKGSKIKQTKMEGTAATNTTTASSERRHQNVFEDVGIYTLPDYEQTVRASHHTSVDVELLAGGNAGPPGAPSLPYEVIQQAVTDNDNQLSMKTPTQTAQVYEVLQPDEMDRATDNQGPASVGSEVVVNTPRKTAQVYEVLKPDEMDRAADNVGPTSVGSEVVVNTPRKTAQVYEVLKPDEMDRAADNQGPASVGSEVVVSTPRKTAQVYEVLKPDEMDRAADNVGPTSDGSQVVLNTPSQTAHVYELLRLKETDKTSLNDEATCGGDEVGVKTQIQTAQVYEVLKSDETDSATDNVGPTCCGGSQVVVKTLSQKALVYDVLEPDVTDSRATIDNEGPTHGGGEDVVKTPSQEAPVYDVLEPDEAKIPSSDEGATYEECDVNPTYVEMVSFPQGPR